The following proteins are encoded in a genomic region of Garra rufa chromosome 22, GarRuf1.0, whole genome shotgun sequence:
- the LOC141297992 gene encoding leucine-rich repeat-containing protein 45-like translates to MQMIMEDFRRSYLRLCKEGGIDTQESVLAQLHDTRAAAGSGRLDLSGQSITSDTCSVLGRVLQNDTVFTEILLSDCMLSEEGAKLLLNGLCSNTTVKVLDLKGNNMRGTGAEALGQLLVRNKMLRRLVLEWNALGMWEEGFAVFCEGLASNTSLMQLDLRNNQINHQGAAELCIALKRNSSLQELDLRWNNMGLLGGRSLLEAMQQNRSLTKLEMAGNNIPSDTLRAIEQSMSHNADRQTTFRESRSRTHVLSKEIQILKDEKSRQFLSLMDTIDRQKDEMGRSSRNSSMRLGQLQEVLNEQKSSVNSLTAKLQMTEAALALSEQKAHDLGELLTRVKMEKAELRDRQSREIKKEHEDSALREAKLLKEVNGLSEKNLHLRSKLEETERRCKTQQDQIFELKQELTNTTAELKLRLAQTEERLEMEKRRSKQALEDMDGLRQKEMDHLTRHQEENERALQERILKLEGQRIQLEEELSRVKASLVTERAQAEEELGKVRAQVRLEEQQHLSSLEEKLRAVRQSRDESQNHCTQQKQTIAELHARTGQQSIEMDTLRRRIDELQQELAGKEQEKVADVTRVRVELQEQIGHLQAERTAQSGLREKIAALEREMKVLSAAHREALLDKESEISSLLERLRIREGEIQRIREDEAQRASFLQNAILTYVQGSPLAHFSPKK, encoded by the exons ATGCAGATGATCATGGAGGACTTCAGGAGGTCCTATCTGAGGCTGTGTAAGGAGGGAGGAATAGACACTCAGGAGTCAGTGCTGGCTCAATTGCACGACACCAGAGCAGCGGCGGGCAGCGGCAGACTGGACCTGAGCGGACAGAGCATCACCTCAGACACCTGCAGCGTGCTGGGACGAGTTCTGCAGAATGACACCGTCTTCACAGAGATCCTCCTCAGCGACTGCATGCTCAGTGAAGAAG GTGCCAAGCTGCTATTAAATGGGCTTTGCTCCAACACCACAGTGAAAGTTTTGGATCTGAAG GGGAACAACATGAGAGGAACAGGAGCTGAGGCTTTGGGACAGTTATTAGTGAGGAACAAGATGCTGCGCAG GCTTGTGCTGGAGTGGAATGCTCTGGGAATGTGGGAGGAaggatttgctgtattttgtgaAGGTCTGGCCTCCAACACATCTCTCATGCAACTTGACCTGCGCAATAATCAAATCAACCACCAGGGAGCGGCGGAGCTCTGCATCGCACTGAAGAGGAACTCCAGTCTGCAAGAACTGG ATCTCAGATGGAACAACATGGGGCTGCTGGGCGGCCGGTCTCTGCTGGAGGCGATGCAGCAGAACCGCTCTCTGACCAAACTAGAGATGGCAGGAAACAACATTCCCAGCGACACGCTCAGAGCCATCG AACAGTCCATGAGCCACAATGCAGACCGACAGACGACGTTTCGAGAGAGCCGCAGCAGGACTCACGTGCTCAGCAAAGAGATCCAGATCCTCAAGGATGAGAAGAGCAGACAG TTTCTTAGTCTGATGGACACCATTGATAGACAGAAAGACGAGATGGGAAGAAGCAGCAG AAATTCATCCATGCGTCTAGGGCAGTTACAGGAAGTGCTGAATGAGCAGAAGTCATCTGTGAATTCTCTCACAGCCAA GCTGCAGATGACGGAGGCGGCTCTTGCTCTGTCGGAGCAGAAGGCTCATGATCTGGGCGAGCTGCTGACTCGAGTTAAAATGGAGAAagcagagctcagagacagacagTCCAGAGAGATCAAGAAAGAGCATGAG gaTAGTGCTCTGAGGGAAGCAAAGCTTTTAAAGGAGGTGAACGGTCTGTCAGAGAAGAACCTTCATCTTAGGAGTAAG CTGGAGGAGACCGAACGCAGATGTAAAACACAACAGGATCAGATCTTCGAGCTGAAGCAGGAGCTCACAAACACCACCGCTGAACTCAAGCTGCGTCTGGCTCAGACTGAAG AACGGCTGGAAATGGAGAAGAGGAGATCTAAGCAGGCACTTGAAGACATGGACGGTTTACGACAGAAGGAG ATGGATCATCTGACAAGACACCAGGAGGAGAACGAAAGAGCTCTTCAAGAACGCATCCTCAAGCTTGAGGGACAGCGGATCCAGTTAGAAGAA GAGCTGAGCAGAGTGAAAGCGTCTCTGGTGACGGAGAGAGCTCAGGCTGAGGAGGAGCTGGGGAAAGTGCGAGCCCAAGTGCGACTGGAGGAG CAGCAGCACCTGAGCAGCCTGGAGGAGAAGCTGCGAGCGGTTCGTCAGTCTCGAGATGAGTCGCAGAACCACTGCACCCAGCAGAAACAAACCATCGCGGAGCTGCACGCCAGAACGGGCCAACAGAGCATCGAGATGGACACGCTCCGCCGCAGGATAGACGAGCTCCAGCAG GAGCTTGCAGGTAAAGAGCAGGAGAAGGTGGCAGACGTGACTCGAGTTCGGGTGGAGCTGCAAGAGCAAATCGGCCACCTGCAAGCTGAGAGAACAGCACAGAGCGGCCTGAGAGAGAAGATCGCCGCTCTGGAGAGAGAAATGAAAG TCCTCAGCGCCGCCCACAGAGAGGCCCTTCTGGACAAAGAGAGCGAGATCTCGTCTCTGCTGGAGCGGCTGCGCATTAGAGAAGGAGAGATCCAGCGCATACGAGAGGATGAGGCCCAGAGAGCCAGCTTCCTCCAGAACGCCATCCTCACGTACGTCCAGGGCTCTCCTCTCGCTCACTTCAGCCCCAAAAAGTGA